The following DNA comes from Candidatus Hydrogenedentota bacterium.
TGTGTATCGCTATGAACTGCCGCTTCGCGCGCCCGTGGTTACGGCGCGGGGTGCCCTGCGAACCCGCGCCGGGTGGCTGCTGTGTCTGGAAACGGACAACGGGCTCAAGGGCTGGGGCGAAGCCGCGCCGCTGACGGGCTTCAGTCCCGAAACGCAGGAGGAAGCGGCGCGAGGCCTAATCGAGTGCGCGGACAAGCTGCGGGACTGTGGTCTGGTGGATGCATTTGCGATGCGGAGGACTTCCGCGTTCTGCCCCTCCGTTTCGTTTGCGCTTGAAACCGCGGTGCTGCGTCTGGCCGCGGGCGTCCTGCAGGTTCCCATGCGCCGCATCATGGCCGAACAAAGCGCGGAGACCGTACGCGTATGCGCGCTGCTGCCGGACGGCGACCCCCGGGTTGCGCGAAACGCGAAAGCCCGCCTGGGCCAGGTGCCCGCCGCGGCGAAACTGAAGGTGGGCCGCGGTTCGCCGGCGGACGACATTGCCGCCGTGCGGCAGGTTCGCGAGGCCCTCGGCCCCGATGTCGCGATTCGGGTGGACGTCAATCGCGCGTGGGACCTTCCCACCGCGCTGAATTTCGCGGGCGAGACCGCGTCATGCAACTTGGCGTATCTCGAGGAGCCGCTGCGCGACTGGCGCGACCTGCCCGCCTTTGCAAGCGCATGCCCCGTGCCCTATGCGCTTGATGAGACACTGCAGGAGAATAAGGATTACCTCGCGACGCTGCTGTTGAGCGGCGGGAAGGGCGCGAATGCCTATCTGGACCACGTCTTGCGGGGGGCGCGCGCCTGGGTGGTCAAGCCGTCGCTGATGCATTTTCACGGGCTGGTCGAATGGCTGCGCGAGGTGGAGCCGCCGCCATACGTCGTGGTCAGCGGCGCCTACGAGTCCGGCGTCGGCATGAGCGCGCTCGCGCAATACGCCGCGGCCATCAGTGGTCCCGGCATCGCCGCCGGTCTTGATACCTATCACGTGCTCGGCCGTGATGTACTGCGCGAGTCTCTGGACTTCGGCGGCGAGATACAGATGGTTGCGCTGGACAGGCCTCTCGACCTCGACCCGGGCTGCCTGGAGTGCGTGTGGGATGGCTGAGTTCGAGTGCCCGTTGCACGCTGCCGCCCTGGAGACGCCCTGCGCGCCCGCACTGGTGTCCGGGTCGGGCGCACTTTCCTTTCGGGATGTTGAAGTTCGCGTGCAGGCGACGGCCGCGGCGCTTCGAAACGCCGGGCTCCGGCCAGGCGGGCGCGCCGCTTTGCCAGGCCGGGCGAGCAGCGGGGACATTACCCTGTTTCTCGCCTTGTTACGCGCGGGCGTGGTGGCATGCCCCGTGAATCCTCGCTTTCCGGAAGCTTACGCCATGGCGCTCCTGGGGCGCGTGGGCGCGCAGCGCCTCCCGCCGTTGCCGGACGTTCCCTCCGCCGGCGACGCCCAGGTGGAAGCCGCGCCGCCTCGAATTCCCGAAGACCGTCCCGCCACTATCATTTTCACGTCGGGCAGCGCGGGCTCGCCCAAGGCTGCGCTGCACAGCTACGGGAATCATTGCCACAGCGCATTGCAGTCCAACCGCAATATCGCGCTCCGGCCCGGCGACTGCTGGCTCCTCTCGCTGCCGATGTTTCATGTTGCCGGAATCGGGGTCCTCTTCCGGTGTCTTGTCAGCGGCGCGGCAGTTGCCGTGCCAGAAGACAGGGAGCCCATCGAAGCCGCGGTCGTCCGTTACGGCGTAACGCATCTCTCCCTGGTTGCCACGCAACTTCACCGCCTGCTGCAATCGGAAGAAGGCCGTGCCGCCTTGCGCCGGGTGCGGGCCATCCTGCTCGGGGGCAGCGCTTTTCCCGATGGACTCGTGCGAGAAGCCTTTGCGCTCGGCCTTCCCATCTACACCAGTTATGGTCTCACGGAAATGGCGTCGCAGGTGACTACGACGCGCGCCGGTGACCCGCTTGACCGGCTCTTGACCTCGGGCGCGCCGCTCAGCCCCGGCAACCTGCGCATTTCCGGGGACGGCGAGATACTCGTGCGCGGGAAGACGCTGTTTCTTGGCTACGTCGATGGCGAGCAGGTAATGCGGTCCCTGACGGAAGACGGCTGGTTTGCCACGGGTGACCTCGGCGCACAGGACGCGCAGGGATACCTCGCCGTAACGGGCAGGCGCGACAACATGTTCATTTCCGGTGGCGAGAACATCCAGCCTGAAGAGGTCGAACGCAGCCTCTGCAAGTGCGTCGGCGTGTGCGAGGCGCTGGTGGTGCCGGTTTCCCATGCCGAATTTGGGGCTGTGTCGGCCGCCTTCGTCCGCTATGCGCCGGGAACCGCGCGCGACGAAGCGGGGTTGCAGCGCGAACTCGAAAAAGCGCTCCCCAAATTCAAAGTGCCGCGCCGGATCCTGCCTTGGCCGGAAGACCTGGCCGGGCTGGGCATCAAGCTGGGCCGGAAAGCATTTGCTGAGCGCGCGTCAGTACTTCTTTCGGGGTAGCTTGCTCGAAATGAGGTCTGGTTGCTTCGGGCGATGACGGGAATTGGCCGATAGTGCCAAAATTCGCGCTGCCGTTGGGGAATTCCGCCGAAAAATGCAAGGCCGCCCGCTCCCGCGAACGGCCTTGTGAAAACGCGGCTTGATTCAGGCAGGCCAGCCCATTCGGGCTTGCTTGCGCCGCAGCGCGTGCAGCCGCTTCATCTCTTCGAACGCTTCCTGAGCGCAGGTGGGGCAGTACCCGTGGCTCACGTCGGTGTTGGGTGGGAGAGGCGTCCTCGGCGCTGCCCAGATGACCCCCCTTCGCACCTTTCCGCATACGCAACATTGAACTACCATGTTCCAAGCCTTTCCTGTTAGCGGCGCCTGTCTTGAAGGAAGCAATTCTCATGCCATCTCCGCCTGCCCGCGGCCCGGCTGCGGCAAATCCGCGCAGAACAAGGCTCCCGAGTGTTGCCGACGCAAACGGTCCGTCCCACAGTAGTGCAGCATTTTCCGACTTGGTGACAAATTGTGCCTGTCGAATCGCCGGTTTCCTGCCGAAGAACGCGTGCACATGCACCATGCCCCTTGAGTGTTCGAACATTTGTCTGCCTGCAACGTCAACTATTCAACGATTTGTCAAGGCATGCAGTTGACATGAATGGGAGTGACGTCCGGGCGTCCTGTTCCCTTCGCGGCCCCGAACGGCAGCAACGTCTCCATGCGCCCTGCAAGCTCTGCCAAGAGTGTCTCTTGCCTATTGCAACGCACCCGGGCACAGCGGCATTCCCGGGGATGGGGCGCAACGGTCTACCCGCGAACGCGGATGGTTCGTTTACAGACATTACACCGCATCGAATCGCCCTGGAATGACGGCGCCAGTTGGTGCACTGCGCCACAGGCGCACTTGAAGGACGTCCACTGGCCGGGCTCGCGCGCAATCTCGAGCACTTCCTGCGAGGGTGATTTGGCCTTGGCCAGCGGAATGACTGCGTCTGCGCCTTGCGAGCCTGCCGCCGCGACCGTCGCCAGCGCAGTCAATTGCGCGACGGGCACTTGCAGGTCCTTGCCGCAACGCGGGCAGCCGATGTGGTTCTGCTTGAATTCGGGCGGAATCTTCACTTTCATGCCGCACGCGCATGCCAGAAACAGGAACTGGTTCACCTTGCGCAGGATGTCGCCTGTCTCGCGCATGCGTTGCCGCGCGTCTTTCGGCGCCGGCGCCGCTTCGCCCGACGGCCCGCGCACCGGCACCGGAGTTGCCTCGGCCAGCGCGGAGGGCGGCAGCCTGCCCGCGCGGCCGCCTTCGGTCTTCTTCCAGGCTTCCTGATAGTCCGCGAAGGCCGCGCCGCCGGCCATCGAACGCAAAATGCGGACGCGCTTCTCAATGGGCGGGTGCGTGCTTGTCAGACTGAACGCCGCCATGCGCCCCTTTTCCAGCGGGTTCACGATGAACATGGGCGCGGTCGCACGCGACACTCGTTGAAGCTTTTGCGTGTCTTGCGCGAGCAGTTCCAGCGCGGACGCCAAACCCTCCGGATAGCGCGTGAACACGGCCGCGCTTGCATCGGCGAGGTATTCGCGCCGGCGGGAACATGCGAAGTAGACCAATTGCCCGAGTATGGGCGCAAGTATGGCCAGAACGATCGCAGCGACGAGCAGAATCGCCTGTGCCTGGTTGCCGCCGCGCCGTCCGCCGCCGCCGTAGCGGCGCGACATGCCGGAATGGAACATGCCGCGCAAGAACAGCTCGGATAGCAGCACTATCGCGCCAAGCATGATGCCCACGACGGTCATATACCGGATGTCCTGGTTCTTGATATGGCCGATTTCGTGGGCAATCACGCCTTGGAGCTGGTCGCGGTTCACTTGCGCGAGCAGTCCGCTCGTGATGGCCACGGCCGCCGTCTCGGGATTGCGGCCCGTGGCGAAGGCGTTCATGGCCTGGTCGTGAATGATGTAAACGCGCGGCATCTTCGGCAGGCGCGACGCGATGGTCATTTCCTCGACCACGTTGAAGAGCTGCGGATGGTCTTCCTTCTGGATTTCCTGAGCGCCGCTCGCCGAAAGCAGGATGCGGTCGCCCTGCGCGTATGTGACCAACGTGAGGATAATCCAGAGGCCCGCTGCCGCGATAAGACCGAAGAACAGGCCGTCCGGCGTGAGTATCGCTCCGCCGATTCCCGCGCCGAGCGCCGCCAGCAGAAGCAGCATGACGAAGACCAGTACTACCGACCTGCGCTGGTTTGACCGTATCTGTTCCCACATGGCGTTTCTCATGTCCTCTGGCGCCGCATGACCGCGGCGCCGTCGTGCGCATCAGTCTACCCCCGTAGCGTCGCGAATGCGAATCATGCGTCCGCAGCGAGTGCACGTCATGCGCGGCGCGTCAAAAAACGGCGACAACTGATTCTCGCCGCCGCACACGCACCTGAAGGTCAGCCACGCTTCGGCGGGCCGCGCGATTTCGGCCGATTCCTTGACCCCGTTGGCCGCCTGCGCTTGCGGCAGCGGCCTGGCCGAGGGCAGGCGCACGTCCTGGCCGCAGCGAGGGCACGCCACGTGGCCGCGCGCGTGCCACGGCGGCAGCTTGATGCGCATGCCGCAGGCGCAGGTCAAGAACGTGTATCCGTTGACGCCCCGGACCAGGTCGCCGGCGTTGCGCAGTTGCCGCCGGACTGTCTGGGCGGCCGCTGCGGTCTGGGTATGCGCTTCCCGGATGGGATAGACGCTGATTTTCACGGCCGCGTTCCGGGGAAACAGCCGCGCCGCCGTGCCGGCGGCCTGCTGCCATGCGCGCTCGTAGCGCTCGAAGGAAACGGCGCCGTGGATGCCGCGCAGGATGGCTATCCGTTGCTGGACCGGCGCATGCGTGCTCGCCAACAGTAGCGGCGTGTGGATGCCGTGCTCTTTCCGGTAGGGATTCAGCGTGCAGAGCGTCGCGATGCGCCGGTTACGTTGCAGAAGCGTGTGAACGTCGCCTGCCATTACGTACAGGCCCGACGCGAGCCCCTCCGGATAGCGTGTGTACACAGCGGCGCATGCGTCGGCGAGGAAATCGCGGCGCCGCGCCGTGCCGAAAAGAAGCAACACGGCGTACACCGGCGCGAGCAGGGCCAGAAATCCGCTGCACGCTTGCAGGATGCGGTGCGCCGGGGTGAGCCGGGGCGCTTCCCCGCCAAACCGCCCCGCGTTGCGCCGGAGCGCCGGCGCCGTTGCGGCCCAGCCCGGCCCCCGTGCGGCGCCCGTCATGAGGCTGGCCAAGGTCAGGAACAGCACGTCGCCGTTGGCGATGTGCGCTGTTTCATGCGCGATGATTCCCTGGAGTTGGTCGCGGTTCAACCGCGCCAGTGCGCCCGACGTGACGGCGATGGCCGCGTTGTCCGGGCCAAAGCCGGCCGCGAGCGCGTTCATCGCCGGGTCATCGATCACGTAGGGGCGCGGCATGCGCGGCAGCGCCGCTGCGAGGCTCATTTCCTCAACGACATTGTAGAGTTGCGGATGGTCTTCCTTGCGCAGGGGCCGTGCGCCCGCGCTCGCGAGCAGGATGCGATCTCCCTGCAGGTACGTGATGACGGTGAGGAAGATCCAGATGGCTGCCGCCGCTTCGACGCCCAGAAGCCCCGCCATCGGGTGAAACCCGCTGCCCATCCGCGAGCCCGTCGTTGCCGCGCGCCACGCGTCGAACACCCATGCGGCGCACCCGCCGCCGATGAAACCCGCCGCGACAAAGAGAGACAGGCTCAGCGCGGCCAGCGCCGCTGCGTGTGCGCGATTCAACCGCACCAATGCCCACATGCCGGGAATTCGCCTCAGAACGCCTGCCTGGTTACAGGGAAGCCGCCTGCAGAACAACCTGCAGCGTGCCAACCATGCCATGACCGTGCCAACAAGTTCCAGCCCCCTTGGCTGCGGCTATCGGCCCCGCCATGCTTCCGTACGAATGTCTCAAATTAATCTGGTGCGGGGGACCTTGCGGTCGCAAGACCGGACCAGGTATCAGGACCGGAATCAATCCCTTGCCTTGACGCGCCAGAGGGTGAGGTAGAGAGCGACGGAGACCACGGCGGCGCTGAACCAGAACACGGTGGCGCGGTGGAAGTCGTGGATTTCGGCGCCGTATTGAGTCATTCGGCCGGCCTCGATGAGCGCGCCGCTGATGCGGTCCTGTATGGACGCGCCGACGTAGGCGAAGAAGCCGACGAAGCCCATGGCTGCGCCCGCGGCGCGTTTCGAGCAGATGTCGATGGCGATGAGCCCGCCCAGGAAAACAAGCAGGCCGCCCAGGCCGAACCCGAACGTGGCGAGTCCCACGAAATGCCACGGGCTGAAGGGCTTGTAGACGGTCAGGTGGTCCGTGCGGAACGCCTGCGCGAGGGCGAGACGGAACGCGGCGCTGCCGCCGGTCGTGCTCGGTTTGCCCACGTTCATCCGGTATTCGACGCGATAACCGGTCCAGGGGATGTGCCGGCCGGAGGGCTTGACCTGCCAGATAACGTGAATGTCATGTGCCGAGACTTCAGAAAGGCTTTCGACAACGGTTGCGTCAGCCTGAACGGCGAGTCCCTGCGCGCGCAGGGCATGGGCGACGTCGCCGGCGAGCGGACCGGGCGTTAGGCGCGGCGCGAGCGCGGAGTCGACGGTCGTGAGGAACGTCGACGGCGCGAGGAACAGGATGGCGAGCCCGGCGATGTTGATACAGCCGTAGAGCAGCGTGGTCACGTTGCGCCGTGCGCGGAAGAAGAAGTCCGAGACGATGCCGGACGACAGCGCGCCCAGGGTTTCGATGAGCTTGGCCCAGAAGAGGATCATCCCCGCGCTGATGAGCGGGTAGCCTTTGGCTTCCTGGAGGTAGATGACTCCCCAACTGTTGATGCCGTAGCGCGCGACGTAGATGGCCATGCAGCACAGGCCGAGCACCCAGACGTAAGGGTTCTTGACTACCTCGAGTTGCGCGTCGCGGACGGATATGGCGGGCTCGCGCGATTCCTGCGTGTGATCGTCCTTGTAGTCGGCGATGGGCGGCAGGCCGTAGGTCTGGGGCCGGTCGGCGAGCAGGCGGAACATCAGGAGCGCCATAATCGCCGAGACGGCGCCCGCGGTCCAGAATCCTTCGCGGTAGCCGTAATGTGAAACGATGGTGGCGGTGATGGCGAAGGTCAGACCCTCGCCGATGCTGTGCGCGGTGCTCCAGATGCTGTAGCGGGTGCCGCGCTCGCGATTGCTGAACCATTGGGCGATCGCCGCGCCGCTGGGCGCCGCGCCCATGGACTGGAACCAGCCGTGTATGGCCCAGAGCGTGACCAGCACGGGCACGGACCAATGGAACCCGAAAGCGAAGACGATGCCCGCCGACACGAGCAGCCCGGTCGACATGAACCGCCCGATGTGGCTCCGGTCGGCCAGAAAGCCGTTGACGAACTTGCCGACGGCGTAGGTGAGCAGCAGTGCGGAGCCGATGCGGCCCAGGTCGTCCGCGTTCACGAAGCCTGCGTCGATCATGGGCTTCTTGGCGACGGCAAGCGCGGACCGGCACACGTAGAAGAAGCTGTAGCCGATGACGAGCGTCCAGAAGACNNNNNNNN
Coding sequences within:
- the menC gene encoding o-succinylbenzoate synthase → MKITRTFVYRYELPLRAPVVTARGALRTRAGWLLCLETDNGLKGWGEAAPLTGFSPETQEEAARGLIECADKLRDCGLVDAFAMRRTSAFCPSVSFALETAVLRLAAGVLQVPMRRIMAEQSAETVRVCALLPDGDPRVARNAKARLGQVPAAAKLKVGRGSPADDIAAVRQVREALGPDVAIRVDVNRAWDLPTALNFAGETASCNLAYLEEPLRDWRDLPAFASACPVPYALDETLQENKDYLATLLLSGGKGANAYLDHVLRGARAWVVKPSLMHFHGLVEWLREVEPPPYVVVSGAYESGVGMSALAQYAAAISGPGIAAGLDTYHVLGRDVLRESLDFGGEIQMVALDRPLDLDPGCLECVWDG
- a CDS encoding M48 family metallopeptidase; the protein is MWEQIRSNQRRSVVLVFVMLLLLAALGAGIGGAILTPDGLFFGLIAAAGLWIILTLVTYAQGDRILLSASGAQEIQKEDHPQLFNVVEEMTIASRLPKMPRVYIIHDQAMNAFATGRNPETAAVAITSGLLAQVNRDQLQGVIAHEIGHIKNQDIRYMTVVGIMLGAIVLLSELFLRGMFHSGMSRRYGGGGRRGGNQAQAILLVAAIVLAILAPILGQLVYFACSRRREYLADASAAVFTRYPEGLASALELLAQDTQKLQRVSRATAPMFIVNPLEKGRMAAFSLTSTHPPIEKRVRILRSMAGGAAFADYQEAWKKTEGGRAGRLPPSALAEATPVPVRGPSGEAAPAPKDARQRMRETGDILRKVNQFLFLACACGMKVKIPPEFKQNHIGCPRCGKDLQVPVAQLTALATVAAAGSQGADAVIPLAKAKSPSQEVLEIAREPGQWTSFKCACGAVHQLAPSFQGDSMRCNVCKRTIRVRG
- a CDS encoding MFS transporter → VFWTLVIGYSFFYVCRSALAVAKKPMIDAGFVNADDLGRIGSALLLTYAVGKFVNGFLADRSHIGRFMSTGLLVSAGIVFAFGFHWSVPVLVTLWAIHGWFQSMGAAPSGAAIAQWFSNRERGTRYSIWSTAHSIGEGLTFAITATIVSHYGYREGFWTAGAVSAIMALLMFRLLADRPQTYGLPPIADYKDDHTQESREPAISVRDAQLEVVKNPYVWVLGLCCMAIYVARYGINSWGVIYLQEAKGYPLISAGMILFWAKLIETLGALSSGIVSDFFFRARRNVTTLLYGCINIAGLAILFLAPSTFLTTVDSALAPRLTPGPLAGDVAHALRAQGLAVQADATVVESLSEVSAHDIHVIWQVKPSGRHIPWTGYRVEYRMNVGKPSTTGGSAAFRLALAQAFRTDHLTVYKPFSPWHFVGLATFGFGLGGLLVFLGGLIAIDICSKRAAGAAMGFVGFFAYVGASIQDRISGALIEAGRMTQYGAEIHDFHRATVFWFSAAVVSVALYLTLWRVKARD
- a CDS encoding M48 family metalloprotease is translated as MWALVRLNRAHAAALAALSLSLFVAAGFIGGGCAAWVFDAWRAATTGSRMGSGFHPMAGLLGVEAAAAIWIFLTVITYLQGDRILLASAGARPLRKEDHPQLYNVVEEMSLAAALPRMPRPYVIDDPAMNALAAGFGPDNAAIAVTSGALARLNRDQLQGIIAHETAHIANGDVLFLTLASLMTGAARGPGWAATAPALRRNAGRFGGEAPRLTPAHRILQACSGFLALLAPVYAVLLLFGTARRRDFLADACAAVYTRYPEGLASGLYVMAGDVHTLLQRNRRIATLCTLNPYRKEHGIHTPLLLASTHAPVQQRIAILRGIHGAVSFERYERAWQQAAGTAARLFPRNAAVKISVYPIREAHTQTAAAAQTVRRQLRNAGDLVRGVNGYTFLTCACGMRIKLPPWHARGHVACPRCGQDVRLPSARPLPQAQAANGVKESAEIARPAEAWLTFRCVCGGENQLSPFFDAPRMTCTRCGRMIRIRDATGVD
- the menE gene encoding o-succinylbenzoate--CoA ligase — protein: MAEFECPLHAAALETPCAPALVSGSGALSFRDVEVRVQATAAALRNAGLRPGGRAALPGRASSGDITLFLALLRAGVVACPVNPRFPEAYAMALLGRVGAQRLPPLPDVPSAGDAQVEAAPPRIPEDRPATIIFTSGSAGSPKAALHSYGNHCHSALQSNRNIALRPGDCWLLSLPMFHVAGIGVLFRCLVSGAAVAVPEDREPIEAAVVRYGVTHLSLVATQLHRLLQSEEGRAALRRVRAILLGGSAFPDGLVREAFALGLPIYTSYGLTEMASQVTTTRAGDPLDRLLTSGAPLSPGNLRISGDGEILVRGKTLFLGYVDGEQVMRSLTEDGWFATGDLGAQDAQGYLAVTGRRDNMFISGGENIQPEEVERSLCKCVGVCEALVVPVSHAEFGAVSAAFVRYAPGTARDEAGLQRELEKALPKFKVPRRILPWPEDLAGLGIKLGRKAFAERASVLLSG